The proteins below are encoded in one region of Gemmatimonadota bacterium:
- a CDS encoding SRPBCC family protein, producing the protein MIVEAAVTVAGSRTAVWAVITDIEHAATTYSGIEKIEVIERPLSGLAGLKWRETRVLFGKPAAVEKWITDAAEPDYYIARAESDGFVFVSTKRLSEHDGVVTLTESHESLPQTLMARLQMIPMALFFKGVIRKAILQDLHDVNAAVGGPR; encoded by the coding sequence ATGATCGTCGAGGCAGCCGTGACTGTCGCTGGATCGCGCACCGCGGTCTGGGCCGTCATCACCGACATTGAACATGCGGCGACCACCTACAGCGGGATTGAAAAAATCGAGGTGATCGAGCGGCCACTCAGTGGTTTGGCGGGACTCAAGTGGCGGGAGACGCGGGTCCTCTTCGGCAAGCCAGCCGCCGTGGAGAAGTGGATCACCGACGCCGCGGAGCCGGACTATTACATCGCCCGCGCCGAGAGCGACGGATTCGTCTTCGTCTCCACGAAACGACTCTCCGAGCATGATGGAGTCGTTACGCTGACCGAGTCGCATGAATCCTTGCCGCAGACCCTGATGGCCAGGCTGCAGATGATTCCGATGGCGTTGTTCTTCAAGGGCGTGATCCGGAAAGCGATCCTGCAGGACCTCCATGATGTCAACGCCGCAGTCGGTGGGCCCCGATAG